In the Quercus lobata isolate SW786 chromosome 5, ValleyOak3.0 Primary Assembly, whole genome shotgun sequence genome, one interval contains:
- the LOC115988680 gene encoding huntingtin-interacting protein K, which translates to METGGDEGLIERVVDSKDLQQQSKAFDKLTDRVEDRQLDSTRVQEAMASIAASSEADWNAMKMREKELAAVKIKAADVDIIANELELDPKVAERTLREHKGDAVAAIRHLLR; encoded by the exons ATGGAAACTGGCGGAGATGAAGGATTGATCGAGAGAGTGGTGGACTCGAAGGACTTACAGCAACAGAGCAAAGCCTTCGACAAGCTCACCGACCGCGTCGAAGACCGCCAGCTCGATTCCACTCGTGTCCAAgag GCTATGGCCTCGATTGCTGCCTCATCTGAAGCGGATTGGAATGCTATGAAAATGAG GGAGAAAGAACTTGCTGCTGTTAAGATCAAGGCAGCTGATGTTGACATAATTGCAAATGAGCTAGAG TTAGACCCAAAGGTGGCTGAGAGGACCTTACGCGAACACAAAGGTGATGCTGTTGCTGCCATTCGACATTTGCTTCGATAA
- the LOC115992801 gene encoding probable pectinesterase 67 translates to MPASSWPSSALPIAFAIICVISIYFSNPVHGLDAQKVIDSPLLTQKIGTNRTIKVDINGDGDFRSVQAAIDSVPEGNAHWTIIHVRKGVYREKVHIPVNKPYIFLRGNGKGRTAIVWSESSINNVESAVLRAEAPHFIAFGVSFKNDAPTGIASTSQNQSVAAFVGADQIAFYHCGFYSTHNTLFDYKGRHYYDNCYIQGSVDFIFGRGRSVFHSCEIFVIGDKRVKIRGSVTAQNRESENDYSGFVFVKGKVYGVGSVYLGRAKGPHSRVLFAKTYLSKTIAPKGWTNWSYDGSTENLFHAEYKCHGPGSESKERAAWSRELTEEEVAPFLTIDYIDGTHWLPVWL, encoded by the exons ATGCCTGCCTCTTCTTGGCCTTCTTCAGCTCTCCCTATTGCCTTTGCAATCATTTGTGTCATCTCTATCTACTTTTCAAATCCTGTCCATGGCTTGGATGCTCAAAAAGTCATAGACTCTCCTTTATTGACACAAAAAATTGGCACCAACCGCACTATTAAGGTTGATATCAATGGCGATGGGGACTTCAGATCTGTTCAAGCGGCCATTGATTCTGTTCCTGAAGGCAATGCTCACTGGACTATCATCCATGTTAGGAAAGGGGTTTACAG AGAAAAGGTACACATACCAGTAAACAAGCCCTATATATTCTTGAGGGGTAATGGAAAAGGAAGAACAGCCATTGTATGGTCTGAAAGCTCTATAAATAATGTGGAGTCTGCAGTTTTAAGGGCTGAAGCCCCTCACTTCATTGCCTTCGGCGTTAGCTTCAAG AATGATGCTCCCACTGGAATCGCTTCTACCTCACAAAATCAATCGGTGGCTGCATTTGTTGGCGCAGACCAAATTGCATTTTACCATTGCGGATTCTACAGTACACATAACACTCTCTTTGATTACAAAGGCAGGCATTACTATGACAATTGTTACATCCAGGGTTCAGTTGACTTCATCTTTGGCCGTGGCAGATCCGTCTTCCAT AGCTGTGAGATCTTTGTGATTGGAGACAAGAGGGTGAAGATTCGTGGATCTGTCACAGCTCAAAACAGGGAAAGTGAAAATGACTAtagtgggtttgtgtttgtcaAAGGCAAGGTCTATGGTGTTGGTAGTGTTTACTTGGGTAGAGCTAAAGGACCCCATTCCAGAGTGCTTTTTGCAAAGACATACCTCTCAAAGACCATTGCACCAAAAGGCTGGACCAATTGGAGTTATGATGGCTCCACCGA AAATCTATTCCACGCGGAGTACAAGTGCCATGGACCAGGATCTGAATCAAAAGAGCGTGCTGCTTGGTCAAGAGAACTCACTGAAGAAGAAGTTGCTCCCTTCCTAACCATAGATTACATTGATGGCACCCATTGGCTACCTGTGTGGCTATGA
- the LOC115990964 gene encoding uncharacterized protein LOC115990964 has product MTLKLDMSKAYDRVEWYYLEGIMRKMGFRERWINLVMGCVKTVSYSVLVNGEPCGTIFPTRGIRQGDPLSPFLFLLCTEGLNDLIKKAKLQGDIHGYSLCRRGPKLTHLLFADDSLIFCKATLEECNKVMDILRVYEEASGQKINRSKTPLFFSNSILEDVKHGIKVAFGVPEIMQYEKYLGLPSLVGKRKKESFNYIKEKVWRKLQGWEAKLLSQAGREVLLKAVIQAIPTYTMGCFKLPVGLCNEIETLIKKFWLGQRGDRRKIHWVKWEEMTKSKTIGESFENHTVDSLIDPVSRSWNEELVDGLFGVEDAEMIKKIPLSRSAAEDTLYWPYSTSGHYTCKSGYRFLKEESESLAHAQAPPICDEKVWKAIWKMQIPPKIRKFIWRACRNVLPTKQALMKRKIVAEPICERYKLDVEDAEHALWSCPELDVVWADQVPWSFRLEVGFSGVKELLSWMVEKGMPLELFAFTAWRIWNQRNKVRLGSSGIKGTRWSPPQAGFVNINFDGSVFSNANSSGVGAVIWNHNVAVMASCAEKLNQAYKAEEIEALAALKALQLAFNLGFQNAILEGDSLGLIKALKADDHNLSPLGLLVEDVKLAASNFVSLSYSHIKRNGNSVAHNLAKHTISILDFQVWMEDVPSHVVSFLHSDVVHLP; this is encoded by the exons ATGACtttaaaattggatatgagtaaggcGTATGACCGGGTGGAGTGGTATTACTTAGAAGGGATAATGAGGAAGATGGGTTTTAGGGAGAGGTGGATAAATCTTGTAATGGGTTGTGTGAAAACCGTTTCATATTCTGTTTTAGTAAATGGTGAACCATGTGGGACGATTTTCCCTACAAGGGGAATTAGGCAGGGAGATCCACTTTCCCCTTTCCTATTTCTCCTTTGTACGGAAGGGTTGaatgatttaattaaaaaagcaaaattacaagGAGACATTCATGGTTACTCCCTTTGTAGGAGAGGCCCGAAACTAACGCATCtgctttttgcagatgatagtcttATTTTTTGCAAGGCAACTTTGGAGGAGTGTAATAAGGTGATGGACATACTAAGAGTGTATGAGGAAGCATcaggacaaaaaataaatagaagtaAAACCCCCTTGTTCTTTAGCAACTCTATTCTAGAGGATGTGAAGCATGGAATTAAGGTGGCCTTTGGTGTCCCAGAAATTATGCAATATGAGAAGTATCTTGGGCTGCCCTCTCTTGTgggcaaaaggaaaaaagaaagtttcaaCTACATAAAGGAAAAGGTATGGCGGAAACTTCAAGGATGGGAAGCCAAATTACTCTCTCAAGCCGGAAGGGAAGTGCTCTTAAAGGCGGTTATTCAAGCTATCCCAACTTACACTATGGGATGCTTCAAATTGCCAGTAGGTTTGTGCAATGAGATTGAGACCCTAATTAAGAAGTTTTGGTTGGGGCAAAGGGGTGACCGTAGGAAAATccattgggttaaatgggagGAGATGACAAAATCCAAGACTATTGGAG AAAGTTTTGAGAATCACACTGTGGATTCACTTATTGATCCGGTCTCAAGAAGCTGGAATGAGGAGCTGGTAGATGGCCTATTTGGGGTAGAGGATGCAGAGATGATTAAGAAAATACCCCTGAGTCGAAGTGCAGCAGAAGACACCCTTTATTGGCCTTATTCAACCTCTGGTCACTACACGTGCAAGTCAGGTTATAGATTCCTTAAAGAGGAATCAGAGTCACTTGCTCATGCACAAGCCCCACCAATCTGTGATGAGAAGGTTTGGAAAGCAATATGGAAGATGCAAATCCCACCGAAGATTAGAAAGTTTATTTGGCGAGCTTGTCGCAATGTTTTGCCGACCAAACAAGCTCTAATGAAGAGGAAAATAGTTGCTGAACCAATTTGTGAAAGATACAAATTGGATGTGGAAGATGCAGAGCACGCTTTGTGGTCATGTCCGGAGTTGGATGTGGTGTGGGCTGATCAGGTACCGTGGAGTTTCAGGCTTGAAGTTGGTTTCTCAGGTGTTAAGGAGTTGCTGTCATGGATGGTGGAGAAAGGAATGCCCCTGGAGCTGTTTGCATTTACGGCTTGGAGGATTTGGAATCAGCGGAATAAAGTCCGC CTTGGGAGCAGCGGCATCAAAGGAACAAGGTGGAGTCCTCCGCAAGCTGGTTTTGTcaatattaattttgatggCTCCGTGTTCAGTAATGCAAACTCGTCGGGTGTTGGAGCTGTAATATGGAACCATAATGTAGCTGTTATGGCCTCTTGTGCAGAAAAATTAAACCAAGCTTACAAGGCAGAGGAGATAGAAGCGTTGGCAGCACTTAAAGCGTTACAGTTGGCTTTCAATCTAGGTTTCCAAAACGCCATACTTGAAGGGGACTCGCTTGGTCTAATAAAAGCTTTGAAGGCAGACGACCATAATTTATCTCCATTGGGTCTATTGGTAGAAGATGTCAAGTTGGCTGCAAgtaattttgttagtttgtcATATTCTCACATTAAGAGAAACGGTAATAGTGTAGCTCATAATCTGGCGAAACATACTATAAGCATACTAGATTTTCAAGTTTGGATGGAAGATGTCCCATCACATGTTGTTTCGTTTTTACATTCAGATGTAGTTCATTTAccttaa